Genomic window (bacterium HR11):
GACGCCCGACGGCCTGAAAAAAGTCATCCAGCTCTGGGAGGCCCGCCTGCAGGACGAGGTCATCGACCCCCCGACAGGCCATACCCTGACCTGGCGGGACCTCATCCTCGAACAGGTCCGCCGCATGGCCCGGGCCTTCCGAGACGGGGTGCCCTACACGCCTTTCCGGTGGGCGTGAATCATGGGCCCCAGGCCCCGGCGAGATGAGCTCGTGGCCCCTATTGGCTCATGGCTGATGGCTCATGGGACCATGAGCTATGAGCTATGACCCATGAGCCATGAGCCGATATGGCCCATGAGCCGACGTTATCGGCCCATCGGCCGAACGGCCCACTTCCGTGAGGGACCCCATGGACGCCACATGGTTCGTCGTCGTCAGCTACGACATCTCCGACGACGCCCGCCGGAATCAGGCCGCCCAGCTCCTGCTGGACTACGGCGTCCGGGTCCAGCGGAGCGTCTATGAGTGCCGCCTCGACGCCGATGCCTTCGCCCGCATGAAGGCCCGCCTGGAGACGATCATCGACTGGGAGACCGACAGCGTCCGGTATTATTTCCTGTGCCGCCGTTGCGAAGACCGCACCGAAACCTCCGGCCAAGGCCGACCCCCGATGGGTGAACCGGCTTCTGTCGTCATCTGATAGGACTCCACATTCGGTCTCAGGTCTCGGGGCTGGGCCCCGGGAAGAGGCGGGAAAGACCGAGCCGCCGAGGCGCAGGCCCTGCATAGGGCGGAGCGCACGGCGAGATGACAGGGCCGTTCGGCCCGTGAGAATGGCGTCGGGACGGCCTTTTCCATCAGCCGGGGCGCACGACGTTTCAAGGGGACGGAGTAACCAGGCCGGCCGATAGGCCGTTTTTTATCCCAGCCCCGCTCGCCAGAGCGGGATCGCGGCCATCCGGGAATTCGGGAGTCCGGCCATTCGGGAGTTCGGCAGTTTGGGCCGGTCGACCCCTTTCATCCCAACCCCGCTCGTCAGAGCGGGGTCCGGAGCTATCCGGCCGTTCGGGAGTTCGGGAACCCGGGCATCGGGGAGCCGGCCGGGGGGGATGAGACCTTTCGGCCGGCGCCGGCGGTCGGCGATAAGAGGCGGCAAAGAGTCTGGAAAGCTTGGCTTTGTTGACATCCCTGAGCCATCGTCTCAAAGCCCCCTGCGACGTCCACCTCATCCGAACGCCGGGCGTCATCCCGGCGTCCCCTCGGTCCCGGCGCCGCCGATGACGGCGGCGTCCATCCCATCTGAATTTTTGGGCCCTCTTCGGCGGGCCCAGGGCCTCCGGGCCTCCCCAGAAGCCTGAAGAGGACATCAACAGAGCCGGAAAACTTCAAGGAGACGTGGGAACTTGGAACAATGCATGCCCCCTTGCCTTCTACGTCGGCCGCCGGACGGCCTTCCCGAATTCCCGGACTCCCGAATGGCCGGCATCGGACCCGGGGCTCTCTGTCCTTCATCCCGGCACCCGCAACCAGGTCCTGTACCTCCCATCCCGCATCCTGCATCGTTCCCGAACTACCCACCCCCGGGCTTCGCCGAGATACCTACCCCCTGGGTTCAGCAAAATGACCCATCCGGATCGGAATTCCATGAGAACGGTA
Coding sequences:
- the cas2 gene encoding CRISPR-associated endoribonuclease Cas2, which codes for MDATWFVVVSYDISDDARRNQAAQLLLDYGVRVQRSVYECRLDADAFARMKARLETIIDWETDSVRYYFLCRRCEDRTETSGQGRPPMGEPASVVI